One Rossellomorea aquimaris DNA window includes the following coding sequences:
- a CDS encoding 16S rRNA (uracil(1498)-N(3))-methyltransferase, translating to MQRYFINDTYRENDPITITGDDYHHIVRVMRMKEEDEVYAVFKDQASAIARIETISSDSVELSIVKWETTTKELPIKVTIASGLPKGDKLELIFQKGTELGATQFIPFNADRSIVKWDDKKAKKKVERWEKIVKEAAEQSHRLLVPGVTAPISLKQLIQAQFDYKLIAYEEEARGGETGNLSKVLSTIEHGQSVLVVFGPEGGLTEKEVEMCKSEGFIPCGLGPRILRTETAPLYVLSAISYQLELMR from the coding sequence ATGCAACGATATTTTATAAATGACACATATCGAGAAAATGATCCGATTACGATAACAGGGGATGACTACCATCATATCGTTCGTGTCATGAGAATGAAGGAAGAAGATGAAGTCTATGCTGTTTTTAAGGATCAAGCATCAGCAATTGCCCGTATTGAAACGATTTCCAGTGACTCAGTAGAACTATCAATAGTAAAATGGGAAACAACAACGAAAGAATTACCAATTAAAGTAACCATTGCGAGCGGACTGCCGAAAGGGGATAAATTGGAGTTGATTTTCCAAAAGGGAACAGAGCTTGGAGCCACTCAATTTATCCCTTTTAATGCGGATCGCTCCATTGTGAAATGGGACGATAAAAAAGCAAAGAAAAAGGTAGAACGATGGGAGAAAATCGTCAAGGAAGCAGCGGAACAGTCTCATAGACTCCTTGTTCCCGGCGTAACTGCACCCATTTCATTGAAACAATTAATACAGGCACAGTTTGATTACAAACTGATCGCATATGAAGAAGAAGCAAGAGGCGGAGAAACAGGAAATCTTTCAAAGGTGTTATCGACGATCGAACATGGACAAAGTGTCCTTGTTGTATTCGGTCCTGAAGGTGGATTGACAGAAAAAGAAGTAGAGATGTGTAAGAGCGAGGGCTTTATCCCGTGTGGACTGGGTCCAAGAATATTACGGACGGAGACTGCTCCATTGTATGTCCTCTCAGCCATCAGCTATCAATTAGAACTTATGAGGTGA